One window of bacterium genomic DNA carries:
- a CDS encoding uroporphyrinogen decarboxylase family protein, translating to MNGRERWNRTFNFQKVDRIFNCEFGWWNETLLRWHKEGLPEEVKTNGDGDKFFKFDPIGGIPINMGLMPNFEEKIIEETERYIIKQGTDGVISKIFKNEIQTIPHYIKFPVENKNDWIDFKERLKPEISKRYPDEKTWENLKKEWKNRDYPLGIGVGSLFGWIRNWMGFENCLISIYEQPDLIEEMMDHIVYFVLTLIEKALEEVKDIDFAAFWEDMAFKTGPMISPKHFSQFMVPRYKKITERLKKEGINVVIVDCDGNINELVSLWLEAGVNVMFPLEINSNSDPVVLRKKYGNKVLLKGGFDKKALIYGKEAIDKEFERIKEVVNSGGYIPHVDHRVPADVSYGNYIYYLKKKKEVFNIFDWEIEEILK from the coding sequence ATGAATGGAAGAGAGAGATGGAACAGGACTTTTAATTTTCAAAAAGTTGATAGAATATTTAATTGTGAATTTGGATGGTGGAATGAGACACTTTTAAGATGGCATAAAGAAGGATTACCAGAAGAAGTAAAAACAAATGGAGATGGAGATAAATTCTTTAAATTTGACCCTATCGGAGGAATACCTATAAATATGGGTTTAATGCCAAATTTTGAAGAAAAAATAATTGAAGAAACAGAAAGATACATAATAAAACAGGGAACAGATGGAGTTATAAGTAAAATATTTAAAAATGAAATTCAGACAATTCCCCATTATATAAAATTTCCTGTTGAAAATAAAAATGACTGGATTGATTTTAAAGAAAGATTAAAACCTGAAATTTCAAAAAGATATCCTGATGAAAAAACATGGGAAAATTTAAAAAAAGAATGGAAAAATAGAGATTATCCTCTTGGAATTGGTGTTGGTTCTTTATTTGGCTGGATAAGAAACTGGATGGGATTTGAAAACTGCCTTATTTCTATTTATGAACAACCTGACTTAATAGAAGAAATGATGGACCATATTGTTTATTTTGTTTTAACATTAATTGAAAAGGCACTTGAAGAAGTTAAAGATATTGATTTTGCTGCCTTTTGGGAAGATATGGCTTTCAAAACAGGACCAATGATTTCTCCAAAACATTTTTCTCAATTTATGGTTCCAAGATATAAAAAAATTACTGAAAGATTGAAAAAAGAAGGAATAAATGTTGTAATAGTTGATTGTGATGGAAATATAAATGAACTAGTATCTTTATGGCTTGAGGCAGGGGTAAATGTGATGTTTCCTCTTGAAATAAATAGTAATTCTGACCCTGTTGTTTTAAGAAAAAAATATGGGAATAAAGTTCTTTTGAAAGGTGGTTTTGATAAAAAGGCATTAATATATGGAAAAGAGGCAATTGATAAAGAATTTGAAAGAATAAAGGAAGTTGTTAATTCAGGAGGTTATATTCCACATGTTGACCACAGGGTTCCTGCTGATGTAAGTTATGGGAACTATATTTATTACTTAAAAAAGAAAAAAGAAGTTTTCAATATTTTTGATTGGGAAATAGAGGAGATACTGAAATGA